In the genome of Scylla paramamosain isolate STU-SP2022 chromosome 2, ASM3559412v1, whole genome shotgun sequence, the window AATCTgcaatgggttttttttttttgtaagagtaTCTTTATGTTAACAATACCGTCTCATCTCTCTGTTCCATTCAGTAGTTTTAATATCTGTTACTTTTAGAATTTTTATTGTATACTTGAGATATAAATCTAGTTTCAGTATATTAAAAGTGAAGAACAATTATTGTAAAATGTAAAATTATTGTAAAACTTTTGATTCTGATTACCGatccattatcattactactactacaattttttttcttattcctgtaaATCATCATCcgagtattatcattatcatcatcatcatccatatcATCACTTTCATTATCTCAATAATAActgcagtaatgaaaaaaaaaatagtagtagtactagtagtagtagtagtagtcttattATAATTATACGTGTCATGACTAATATCATCCTCAGGTTTATCAGTATCATCGTTATGCAAGGCGCCTATAAAGTACTATAAAATATGCACTATGTTAATTATGGACAACTTGGTAATAAAACAATCATTCTCCCCGCCGAGTGCACTAATCCTGATGACAGGAGTGGTCGGAGAGCAAGTGCGAATGCGTGCAACACGGATCCAACCAAGGCTGTGCTGCCTATAATAGGAGTCGACACTCCTCAACACTCActgctctgcctgcctgccgcctGCTGCCGCCACACTTGCCCTTTCCTCTCCCGCTGTTATATGCGACGGTGAGACTTAGAACATATTGATACTAGACTTTAATATTTCCCTATATAAGaatatttttctgtattctctGTATGCATATCAGTATTGTGCTTTGGGATATGTGACTTTACATCTTGCAGTTGCAGTTGCAGCAAAACATCGTCTGCATAAAATTTATTCTTGTGAATCGGGAAGCAGAGCTAAATACTTCGAGGAtaactttatttccttcattcagtTTAATGAACATCCATGCCAATCAGGATCAAGTCTGTTACTGTCAATAAACATGTGCGCCAAAATATATTTTAAATTACGTCACTCACATGGCACTAAAACACCCGTCGAAAGGCAAATATTGTTCAGTACTGCaagtaaaaaatgtaaaataatcaaatactgataaaataatagtaataataacaataataacaataataataataataataataataataataacaataataataataataataataataataggagacACGGTCATTTCAGTGCCACGATGAAATCCAATTTTGCAAACAGAAAAATTAGATTTTTAGTGGTTAAGTGGCAAAAAGCGACCATTGTTTACATCACTACAGTAACGCTCATCATTATGACAGTATTacttttaccagaaacgtttgtCAGGATTACAAAGTTGCAGGttgcgctcacacacacacacacacacacacacacacacacacacacacgactggttccttccctttctagcagtaataactttttttctgtttttagtaAGACACCATCAGATGCTGCTGGTGTCTTATAAAGGAAATGTTGTTACAATCTCGAGGAGAAACTTGTCTGTGCGAACGGCTGACCTTCCTGTGGCTGTGGTCTGCGGGGTTGTCAATGCGCTCTATCGCACGGCACACCGGCAGGAGCCCCCACACGGTGCGGCGGTGGTTGCGCTGGTGGTATAAAGTTCCACTGAAGCCAGTCATGGGTCTCCAGCATCCACTGTTTCCAGTCGCCACCAGTTTAAGTACGGAACTACAATGCAAGTTGACAGCCGCCagcctttcttcctcccaccaTAACACAATTGTCCCCAAAACGTACTAATATGTCACTGACTATAGCTATGTCGCCATCCTTCTTTCAAGACACTAAAATAGTGAAATTTGGATTGCTTTATcacagaacaagaacatgaagacaAAGACAATAATAGTTTCAATAGGTTTCCAGTGATAGACTCTAGGTCAGGTAAGACAAGCAGGACTGCCAAGTAAATTGCAGATTGGCGAGGATTTGAAAATCTTGCAGTTGATAGCAACTGCAAGAGTCCTAATAATATGTTCGTTCTGTGTGTTCAAGGGAACAAAAATACTTCCCCGAGTCCCGAAGAACTGATAATGATAATCAATGCTGAAGTTAATAGTGATGCTGATaacttattttattcttatcataTAACTGCGATTTCGTTTTCATCTAAAAAGTCACTCTGTCTTAACAAATTAAAATAAGGTCGCCCTAAAAATAGAGAACAAGTATCTAACAATGATTTGCTTCATGAAATGAGCACACACTCCGCCCAGtatcataaaataaaaaaaaaaaaagataaaatatataaataaataaataaatgaataaataaataaataaataataataataataataataataataataataataataataatggtaatagtaacaataatgataataataattataataataataataataataataataataataataataataataataataataataataacaataataataataataataataataataataataattattataataataataataataacaataataataatgacaacaacaataataattgataaatagataaataaataaaagctaaggaataagaaaaaatacttgATAATTTGTGTAATAAGTCATAGcaaattcatattctaattcgAGTTGGTTTCTGTACTTGTTTGGTCGCGTAATAAAAGGTAATGATGAACAAATAAGTATATGTACATTACATAATCTCAGAAGTTGGAGAAATAATTAATTTATTGTGTACTGTGCCATGACAAAACCTGTATAAAACGAATTTTTGTGCTGATCCCAACAATAAATCAACCGCCTAAAAGTGTTTTCAAACGTCttatttcccaaacatgtatCAAAGGGAAGAATTTAATTGTTAATATTATATCCCCCATCCTCCGCCAGCAGCGACATGAGCTTGGCGGCGTCGTTGTGTTTCTTCGCCTACCTGGCACCCATGGCTCAACTGGACCTTAAGTCTCGCGCGATTCGTGGAGCCATTCTCCTCGTGTACTCAGCCACTCTGTGCCTCAGCCTCTGTCAGTGGTGCGCCGCACTTttaaaagatgataataatgatataaaaataaattaaataacttaatgaatacacaaataaatatgaaaaatgaatgTCATTATTGAATGTTTCACTTTTTACTAGAGAAACACTCATTCCATCTCCCATCGGAAATTAATCAATCATTATTGCCAATATATGTTGTAACTGGTTCACAGCCACGGCTGACGGGTGGAACACAGACGCTGTCACCGCTGTGAAGGAAGTGTTCCAGTCATCATCACAAGTGGACGCCTctctcatcattattgttgGAAAAAGTTTCAGTGTaagtctttttattcttctccctATCATGACAAACAGTTAACAGCTGTCTCTGTACATTAGCACGGAAAGAGACAAGGGCCAACTATTTCAGGGACAAATCGAAGACCTCCTCGGAGACTCGCGTGGAGCAGCGGTGTTTGATGTGACCTCCAACACCTCTCGGCTTGACCAGGTCGTCGCCAGTGCCCGCCAGGTATTTACTAAAGACTTGGGTACCAGGCCTCTGTACCTGTTATAAGTGTTACCCTAGATGtttagtagtggtaatggtagtagtagtattgttggtATTGCAATATTTAACGCATAGCTGCCTCATAACTCCCGTCACCTGCTCGTGAACAGGTGCGGCTGGCGTCATGGGAggcagtggtgatagtagtaagtGACGACCCAGCCTTCCTCGTCGCCTTCGCTCTACAGGCACGCGAGAGTCGCCTCTTTGTGTGGGCGACAAAACTCATCGTGGTGACGCGTCGCTGGCCTCATCGCCTCCATCCCCTCCACCAGACCCTGTCCCTCACCAACTCCCTCCTCGTGGTGCTGGACGCCGTGGCAGAGTTGAGGAGGTATACGAAACTGTTTGTTTCTAGGTTTACTGTCTGTCTTCCTTAAGTAACGATGGGTTGAAGATTTTTAATCCCCACAAGCTCTAAGACTGAAAAGCTGGTGGTAAGCCAGGTAACCCAATGTCTTATGCACGCCCTATGGTCAGTTGTACATCTATTGTTGTCTTATCCATATTTTCCTAAGTTCCACATGCTTGAAAATTAAAGCTACATCTCTGACGTTACAATTTATCTGCACAAACCACGTACTGACCGGCTGTATTTCCCTGGCCACATAGCCAACGGAACGTCCCACCTTCCCGGGCAGTTGCTTGGGCAGTGTTGCCGTACCGGGACCCTGACTTCCCTTGGCTAAGGAGAGCTTCTTGGACAGTGGGACGTGGCCTAGGTTTACACAAAGCACTCTTTTGGGATAAGTTTTGGAAGTGAGTGGGAGAATgtaatattatatattttcattagcccaataataaataaattatatatatatatatatatatatatatatatatatatatatatatatatatatatatatatatatatatatatatatatatatatatatatatatatatatatatatatatatatatatatatatatatatatatatatatatatatatatatatatatatatatatacgaggtgtgtcattaaagttccaggactggtgccacacaagttttatttcacatccaggctacaaactataggttatctccttcgaagtaatccccctggcaccgcatgcacttgtccatccttctctgccaggcttgcatgcactgctggaaggattcttgcgggatgctcctcagctccgtcgtcacggcctttttgatgtcgtccgcatcatcaaaacgggtccccttcatgacctccttgagcttggggaagaggaagaagtcgcacggagcgaggtcaggtgagtagggcggttgctccagcacggcgatgttcttcttggccaagaactctctgatgctcagggcattgtgagcaggcgcattgtcgtggtgaagcagccacgagttgccctgccacaactcccgcctcttctcgcgcactgcacgaagcagacgccgcagtacttctttgtacacatgttggttgactgtctggccctgtggcaagaactcgcagtggacgatgcccctcacatcgaagaaagcgatcaacatgaccttgaagctggacctggactgccttgctttcttcggccgtggcgacgccggactcttccattgaaggctctggcgtttggtctccgggtcgtactcaaatacccaggactcatcgccggtgatgactctcctgagcaagtctggttcagtttccagacgctcgaggatgtcctgacacacctgcatgcgtcgtcccttctggtcatcgttcaggagtctcggcaccatcttcgcacagactttccgcatgcccagatcttcagtgataatcttccacacgctgttgtggttcatgccaagctcatctgcgatctttcgaacagtcaaccgacgatcgtcacgcaccatctgcttgacacgctcaacattggcctcattcctgctcgttgagggtcttccactcctggggtcatcttccacgtcctcccggccctctttgaacctcttgcaccactcaaaaacacgtgagcgtgacattgtctcatccccgtacactttttgcagcatacccagtgcttctgacggcgttttccccaactgcaccaaaaacttcaagtttgttcgctgttcagcgctcattgttaaacgacctgcaacagaggacatgattttaaaagcacgtaagaaaaagattagtgactgtagagggttgggagcgcagttgtatactccagaaggattactttgaaggggaaatatggtggtttgtggcttgggtttgaaattcatcttttaggaactttaatgacacacctcgtatatatatatatatatatatatatatatatatatatatatatatatatatatatatatatatatatatatatgtgcctTACCTCTATTTTCCAACAAGTGTCCACTACTTCTGTAATACAAGGTGCCATGCTACCTCGTCTCAGCCTCATGTGCCTCAGCAGATGATATGATTTTATAAGCAGCTGTTGTCTGGccagggaaggaaaggcaggcGGACGGTCGATAATGTACAGTAGTAGTTTTAATAGGACCTGTTCCCGGTCAAGATTAGTATACGCTCAACATAACCTGTGAAGTATCACATGAGAGAATGACTGCTGGGGTGCATGTGGCATCGTAACAATCTTTGTAGCGAAAGAAATTGTAAAGGTGACATTCAAGTGTATCGATGAtagttttcttccccttttgcATCCCCTGACAGGCTCTCCAAGGAGACGAATTTGTTAGTGGCGATGGAACAAAACCACGGGAACAAGGTGGTCATGCAACCAGACCCGACGGCCCCGGGTGGCACAAGGCTTCTCTTTACGGGCTTTATGGTCCCCGTCCTCGAGTACTTGGCACAAGGACTCAACTTTTCGTAAGATGTTAAGACCAGAGGAGTTATAAAATAAGACGCTTATGCTTTTGCCACATTGAAACAATGAACgtgacattaaaaaaatatttagcaTCCATCCCAGGAAAATCGTGcgatagaaaaagaaattagttacaattttttttttttttttttttctttcgggaAGGTTCTCGTATCAGCGGCCGCAGGACGGGACGTGGGGCGCCAAGCTACCAAACGGTTCCTTTAGCGGCATGGTGGGCCAAGTCCACAGGGAGGTACCAgctgatttacacacacacacacacacacacacacacacacacacacacacacacacacacacacacacacacacacacacacacacactactttttttttagtagtcaTCTATTTCAGTCACCGCAAGCTAAGCTTTTGCAAGTCACACCCCGGCCTTCTCCCCAATTCTGGCGGGGCTGTTGACTGGTGTACTTGTGATGTTCTTGCTACTTCCCTTGTTTTCACAACTACCTTATCTTTTAGGCTTGTTCTTAGATGATTTTAGAAAATGTGGCTAGGAAACAATAATACTATAAAAGTAATCCTTCTGAAAATTTTGAAAACATATAaatctatttatgtatcatGATTGAAATGATTATCAGCGAATGTCGAGTCGTAGGACAATGTTAACTGATAATGCAATTGAAAATATCTGACATATAAATTTCTGGAGAGGTGGTAAGATCAAAACGAGTGCATCAATCAGTTATTCCGCCGAAATGGTGTTGTGCTTAAACAGAGGGCGTGGTTTCTTGATCAGTCTTGCCTATGGCAAGGGTTCAAGGTAAAATACGACAAaactatttcacttttttttctctgtggcGATGTACGCATACACAAGGTGTGGAAAGGTCTGAAGGCACAGTACGTACTTACTTGGTAGTGGTAACAATGGGTAAGTGTCATATGAGGGTTCAGTAGGTATGCATGTCTTGAGGGGATTTGCACATCTTTGATTACTAGTTGACTGCCTCCATCCTCCAGGACGTTAACTTTGGCCTGGGCCCTTTTTCCATTGATGCTGCCCGCAACGAAGTAATCGAATTCACTTGGCCAGTTTCCTTCGTGGTGGTCAAAGTATTTGCGGGTCGAGGGAGTCCTGAGGTGGACCCGTGGGCCTTCCTGCTGCCCCTTGGCCCAGGGGTGTGGGCAGCGATGATTGCTTCCATTCTGCTACTTTCCATCGTCACCTTCATTCTCTCTGCAGTGTTCTTGCAAGAAAAGTTTAACACAGAACATATTGTTACGAGGAAGCTCAGTTTCATCAGCATTGTGCTTCGCCAGTGTGAGTTTTTCCGGCAATAATACAGTTACATTTCGTTTGTTGAGTTGCCCAATTAGATCTTCGTCCTCACCAATTATATTTCATAAAATTCGTTatgttactctatttttttcccttattcaaagtctattaaaaaaatgtacctAAACAGCACGCATGGCAACCATAAAAACGTatctattcattcgttttctttgtacACACAATTAAGTGTATGAGATGgctttttctttcacatattgCAGTAAAATAGATTAGTAGCCCAACACGTTAACCTTAACGGTTGAGAACAGTTTAGGTAAAAGTTTCTCCGCACATCCTTGACTTTCAACCACCAATGTTATCGAAATTTCTAGCCTATTTACTTTCAGTCACAATATAACTTTTGTAACTTTCCGATATAATTTTCGTGTTTCATGCCAAATCAAGGAGAATGAGACCAAACCTTATACCACCTCCCTTTTCTGATCAGAAGCTGTGTGGATAGGAGGAactgtgtggtggtgggagcGTCTGGTTCTTGGCGTGTGGATGTTAATGACGCTGGTGCTGACGCGGAGCTATGAAAGCACCCTGATGTCTCTTTTGGCCGTGAGGCACCTGCCCCAACCTTACCAGACCCTCAGGGCAGTGCTCGATGACCATGCAGTGGGCATGATTTGGCATAAGCAGGGTGCAATCATGCAGGCAATAATGGtatgttgcacacacacacccgcacacgcacacacacacacacacacacacacacacacacacacacacacacacacacacacagtgactgcAGAGATTCCAGCATAATGATAGAAGTCAATGACCAAATTATATGTTCCATTTACTAGCATTCCTTCTTCCGTACTCGAGTAAACCTAAGAGTTCATCACGGCAGGACGCCACCTCTGGGATCTTCTGTGAAGTGAAGGCGAGCGAGGAGGAAGGCCGCCTCACTAAGCTGCCACTGTATGCGTACGCCTCAGTCGTGGATCAAATTATATCGCACAGCAAAGTAATAATCGACTACGATGTAATAACGACCGTCGTCAGGAACGACCATTTCTCTCGAACAGGTACACACGcgaactgcacacacacacacacacacacacacacacacacatattatatatatatatatatatatatatatatatatatatatatatatatatatatatatatatatatatatatatatatatatatatatatatatatatatatatatatatatatatatatatatatatatatatatatatatatatatatatatatatatatatatatatatatatatatatatatactaaggTAATTTCATCGCTTTTGTTTATGATACTTCAATCAATTTGTAATAatgaacattaaaaacattatatagTCACAGTAATAGAGTGTGAATCTTCCCATTCAGATAGTAACAGATTaattatatatacgagtatttccTGCTCACATGTCAAGTATTAGTGTCACTATTAGTATTCACTACAGGGATTTCCtgttgtatttatctatttctctattttgtcttattttattcattttcaggTCGATGTGATTTTTACTTTGGACAAGAACGTATTTTGTCTCACCCCATATCACTGATCAGCCAGAAGGACAGTCCCCTCATCCCAGTCTTCAACAAGCGGTGAGGAGCACACACGCCTTTTCTggtttctttgtacttttcgCGTTCTGACGTGGCCTAATCATCGGGTAGTGCAAACTTTatttaaagaaaagtaaattgtACAGTTAACAACGATGACAAGAACAATACAGAGGACTcgttttacactttttttttttaacacgaaTTCGGTTTAAGACGACTCTGAATACATTAAATTTGATTTTACACGAAGTTTTCACACTAGCACGATCCAGCCCAACCACTCATTAGCGctgtacatacataaatattaagggaatttttttccagttctttttCTGCACTTCAGTTGTTTTAGCTTTCATATTCAAAATTATGATTAAGAAGGATAAAATGCAGAGATTAGtacaattagagacgtcgcagtgagcgttttgataccagatagcgccagaatttttaattctcgccgcaaaataaatactttttggggcaaggttttacaagcttacaaaggtgtatcgttgcacagtaatgcgtctgaattttaagtcaattaatttcgtgataactgacagcacatgacattgtttgagcctctattcataatttcagatgatattcttaaaagagcctataagtgtatcaaggcaggcaatctgtaattttctactgacctcaatggaagtatactaatatatacttgcattttcatgtactaaacaacaggcaaatccatttaatgtaaagaaaatataattttgtatcagagactttatttttgcggtacgatcactatcctcgggtacttgggcagcgagcaaaccaaaacacaggaccacgcttactcgactatcctgcacaatggatacatcaccgccacaatcatggactacagcggaattaagaaaattcctgaaagaacgagctataccctattctggatatagtaaagcaaagtaaaggcctttgtatcggcagaactgagaggctattgtttacactttacactccttcctaacggcgcgcggcgctttctttaactgaagaatcatgatcaagataagtacgtcgtacgtccgccagcggtgctgttctttttttatttcactgattactttcatatacaggacgt includes:
- the LOC135106791 gene encoding uncharacterized protein LOC135106791, whose amino-acid sequence is MRRSDMSLAASLCFFAYLAPMAQLDLKSRAIRGAILLVYSATLCLSLSTADGWNTDAVTAVKEVFQSSSQVDASLIIIVGKSFSGQIEDLLGDSRGAAVFDVTSNTSRLDQVVASARQVFTKDLGTRPLYLL
- the LOC135107427 gene encoding uncharacterized protein LOC135107427 → MSYARPMALQGDEFVSGDGTKPREQGGHATRPDGPGWHKASLYGLYGPRPRDVNFGLGPFSIDAARNEVIEFTWPVSFVVVKVFAGRGSPEVDPWAFLLPLGPGVWAAMIASILLLSIVTFILSAVFLQEKFNTEHIVTRKLSFISIVLRQSVWIGGTVWWWERLVLGVWMLMTLVLTRSYESTLMSLLAVRHLPQPYQTLRAVLDDHAVGMIWHKQGAIMQAIMDATSGIFCEVKASEEEGRLTKLPLYAYASVVDQIISHSKVIIDYDVITTVVRNDHFSRTGRCDFYFGQERILSHPISLISQKDSPLIPVFNKRITSMTEAGLYNYWEMEALPNSSACNRVPTKITVSSSLSLRQCWVHSESRKCRLEVASRYENKHKDQAVC